The following coding sequences lie in one Funiculus sociatus GB2-C1 genomic window:
- a CDS encoding SDR family oxidoreductase, translating into MSPEQTLQPPQHQDHRPGTESEMTPKPKSDDPKYRGSDKLRDKVALITGGDSGIGRAVAIFFAKEGANVAIAYLNEHDDAEETKRLIEQEGRKCITIPGDIGDEKVCQQAVQQTVDEFGKLDILVNNAAEQHPQQSIEDITAEQLERTFRTNIFSMFFMTKAALKYLKEGSAIINTTSVTAYKGNQQLLDYSSTKGAIVAFTRSLSQSLVEKGIRVNGVAPGPIWTPLITSTFPEEKVANFGEQVPMKRAGQPEELAPSYVFLASDDSSYMSGQILHPNGGEVVNG; encoded by the coding sequence ATGTCACCAGAGCAAACCTTACAGCCACCCCAGCATCAAGATCATCGACCGGGTACTGAGTCAGAAATGACACCAAAACCCAAGTCCGACGATCCTAAATATCGCGGTAGTGATAAGTTACGCGACAAAGTAGCGCTGATTACTGGTGGTGATAGCGGTATTGGTCGTGCGGTTGCTATCTTTTTTGCTAAAGAAGGAGCCAATGTTGCGATCGCATACTTAAACGAACACGATGATGCCGAAGAAACCAAGCGATTAATCGAACAAGAAGGGCGTAAATGTATCACAATTCCTGGCGATATTGGCGACGAGAAAGTTTGTCAACAAGCTGTACAACAGACAGTTGACGAATTTGGAAAACTTGATATTCTCGTCAACAATGCTGCCGAACAGCATCCTCAACAAAGCATTGAAGATATCACAGCCGAACAGTTAGAGCGCACTTTCCGCACCAATATTTTCTCAATGTTTTTCATGACCAAAGCTGCACTCAAATACCTCAAAGAAGGCAGCGCGATTATCAACACTACTTCGGTAACGGCTTATAAAGGAAATCAGCAGTTGCTCGACTATTCCTCCACTAAAGGGGCAATTGTTGCCTTTACGCGATCGCTCTCTCAATCCTTAGTTGAAAAAGGAATTCGCGTTAATGGCGTGGCACCAGGCCCCATCTGGACACCGCTAATTACCTCAACTTTCCCAGAAGAAAAAGTTGCAAACTTTGGTGAACAAGTGCCAATGAAGCGGGCTGGACAACCCGAAGAACTTGCACCAAGCTATGTCTTTTTGGCATCGGATGACTCTTCTTATATGTCAGGTCAGATTCTGCATCCCAACGGCGGCGAAGTCGTCAACGGCTAA
- a CDS encoding DUF2809 domain-containing protein, with the protein MLRDGTQSWRILITMLVIVPLGLFSKRYDGFASKWVNDFSGDILYETFWCLFVFLLFPTRQAANQIPLGVFSVTCGIEFLQLWHQPVLDSLRSTVLGKLLLGTTFSWWDFPHYAVGCIIGWLFLRKIGKFD; encoded by the coding sequence ATGCTTCGAGACGGAACCCAAAGCTGGCGTATACTCATCACCATGCTCGTCATTGTGCCGCTAGGGTTATTCTCGAAGAGATACGACGGTTTTGCTTCTAAGTGGGTAAATGATTTTTCAGGAGATATTTTATACGAAACATTCTGGTGTCTATTCGTGTTTTTACTGTTTCCAACTCGCCAAGCTGCAAACCAAATTCCATTGGGCGTATTTAGTGTCACCTGCGGGATAGAATTTTTGCAACTATGGCACCAACCTGTTTTGGATTCGTTGCGCTCAACCGTGTTGGGAAAGTTGCTGCTGGGAACTACCTTTAGCTGGTGGGATTTCCCTCATTACGCTGTGGGCTGCATCATCGGCTGGTTATTTTTGCGGAAAATTGGAAAATTTGACTAG
- a CDS encoding DUF2231 domain-containing protein: MTQTPNVPPLIESDESDYRDSGVASTVAIAAHPLHPLIVTFPIAFLSLAPAADLAYWWTKDVFWAQGAFWMLIVGLATAVVAAITGMMDFLKIERVRKRSAGWAHMVLNVTAMVLTIVNLIFRWGNTSGAILPLGLTLSIIVAALLGLSGWYGAELVYRHKVAVIGYGDPNR, translated from the coding sequence ATGACGCAGACTCCAAATGTCCCTCCGCTTATTGAAAGTGATGAGTCAGATTATCGTGACAGTGGCGTGGCCAGTACGGTTGCGATCGCAGCCCATCCACTACATCCTTTAATCGTTACCTTCCCCATTGCCTTTCTCTCCTTAGCACCCGCAGCCGATCTCGCCTACTGGTGGACTAAAGATGTCTTTTGGGCGCAAGGGGCTTTCTGGATGTTAATCGTTGGCTTGGCAACTGCTGTAGTAGCAGCCATCACAGGTATGATGGACTTCCTGAAAATTGAACGAGTCCGCAAGCGTAGCGCTGGCTGGGCGCACATGGTACTTAATGTCACCGCTATGGTGCTGACCATTGTCAACCTAATATTCCGTTGGGGCAACACTTCTGGGGCAATATTACCTTTAGGACTAACTCTCTCAATAATTGTAGCGGCGCTTCTTGGTCTTTCTGGTTGGTATGGAGCCGAGCTAGTCTATAGACATAAAGTGGCTGTGATTGGGTACGGCGATCCAAACAGATAA
- a CDS encoding hemerythrin domain-containing protein, whose product MVTTLDDTKRMAIAQKLADMRAIQNLLISTEQKLISSAPHQDVRERLQHMLADDQKNLGVLETVLVQYGIQSEPHDTMKKFVEQAEQMMSGSELSFYQKLIQHELLKHGQVMSGIVVHKAAQVVGADIEVAIGPLNTVNFENRAHQEQLKGLLELVGVRELTGKDADQGLWARVQDAVAALSGVAGSVITQNTDKQDMNIQTLIRLDHNKVNTLFTEVGTTKDPQKLQEYFGQIYKDLTAHAIAEEQVVYPKVRPFYGEGDTQELYDEQAEMKQMLDEIKSMSPADADAFRSKIKQLMEAVGDHIRQEESTMFAAIDKNCSDEQKEQMATEFKAAKAKIQEEMAASMK is encoded by the coding sequence ATGGTAACGACGCTTGATGATACAAAGCGCATGGCGATCGCACAAAAATTGGCAGACATGAGAGCGATCCAAAATTTATTAATTTCCACTGAGCAAAAACTGATAAGTTCTGCTCCCCATCAAGATGTTCGGGAACGTTTGCAACATATGCTCGCTGACGACCAGAAAAACTTGGGCGTTCTGGAAACAGTTCTTGTTCAGTACGGCATTCAGTCTGAACCCCACGACACCATGAAAAAATTTGTGGAACAGGCTGAGCAAATGATGTCAGGCTCGGAACTGTCTTTTTACCAGAAATTAATTCAACACGAACTGCTCAAGCACGGTCAGGTAATGAGCGGAATTGTTGTTCATAAAGCGGCTCAAGTTGTTGGCGCTGATATTGAAGTGGCAATCGGGCCTTTGAACACGGTTAACTTTGAAAACCGCGCTCATCAGGAACAGCTTAAAGGATTGCTGGAACTTGTTGGTGTCCGCGAACTAACTGGGAAAGACGCAGATCAGGGACTGTGGGCGCGGGTTCAGGATGCTGTAGCAGCACTATCAGGCGTAGCGGGTAGTGTCATCACCCAAAACACTGACAAGCAGGATATGAACATCCAGACCCTAATCCGGCTGGATCACAACAAGGTTAATACCCTGTTTACGGAAGTTGGAACTACTAAAGATCCTCAAAAGCTCCAAGAGTATTTTGGGCAGATTTACAAAGATTTGACGGCTCATGCTATAGCAGAAGAGCAAGTTGTGTATCCGAAAGTTCGCCCCTTCTACGGTGAAGGTGATACTCAAGAGCTGTATGATGAGCAAGCCGAAATGAAGCAGATGCTGGATGAAATCAAGTCTATGAGTCCTGCTGATGCTGATGCGTTCCGCTCGAAAATCAAACAGTTGATGGAAGCGGTTGGCGATCACATTCGTCAAGAAGAAAGCACCATGTTCGCTGCAATTGACAAAAATTGTAGCGACGAGCAAAAAGAGCAAATGGCTACTGAATTTAAAGCAGCTAAGGCCAAGATTCAGGAAGAAATGGCAGCTTCTATGAAGTAA
- a CDS encoding DUF167 domain-containing protein produces MKKQVKVKPNSKNQKIEEAADGSLIINLKSPPVEGKANEELIQILAKKFEVSKSRISIKFGLSSRNKVVEIDIDS; encoded by the coding sequence ATGAAGAAACAAGTAAAGGTTAAACCAAATTCCAAAAATCAAAAAATTGAGGAAGCTGCGGATGGTAGCCTTATAATAAATCTGAAATCGCCTCCTGTGGAGGGTAAGGCAAATGAGGAGTTAATTCAAATTTTGGCCAAAAAATTTGAGGTGTCAAAATCTAGAATTAGCATTAAGTTTGGTTTATCGTCAAGGAATAAGGTGGTTGAAATAGATATTGATTCATGA
- a CDS encoding hemerythrin domain-containing protein, which produces MVTTIDDAKRMAIGMKLADMKALQNLLIANEQKFISAVADDDIRHRIQDMLNDDQKNLGVLDTVIVQYGIKSEPSQGSTKVIEEVQKLMEGSELTIFEKVAQHELLKHKQTMTGLLIHKAAQVVGADIEAAITPLNTLNFENRAHQEQLKGILEILGVRELTGKQPDQGLWGRVQDAVAALTGVAGSVVTRTDDEMKIRDLIRMDHAKVNTLFAQAQATDDPQKLQEYFGQIYKDLTAHSEAEEQIVYPAVRSYYQDTQNLYNEQAEMKQMLEQIKSLNPSASNFKQHLSQLMQAVMHHVQQEENEMFAKIRDNFSDEQEKQMATQFKTAKSKVQDQFAASSK; this is translated from the coding sequence ATGGTAACGACAATTGATGATGCAAAGCGCATGGCAATTGGCATGAAGTTGGCAGACATGAAAGCTCTGCAAAATCTTCTTATTGCCAACGAGCAAAAATTTATCTCTGCGGTTGCCGATGATGATATTCGTCACCGCATACAAGATATGCTCAACGACGATCAGAAAAACCTTGGCGTTCTAGACACTGTAATTGTGCAATACGGTATCAAATCCGAACCCTCACAAGGAAGCACAAAAGTGATTGAAGAAGTTCAGAAACTAATGGAAGGTTCTGAACTTACTATTTTTGAAAAAGTAGCTCAGCATGAATTGCTTAAGCATAAGCAAACTATGACTGGACTGCTCATTCATAAAGCGGCACAAGTTGTTGGTGCTGATATTGAAGCTGCCATCACTCCTTTAAATACCCTTAACTTTGAGAACCGCGCTCACCAAGAGCAACTGAAAGGTATTCTAGAAATTTTAGGTGTTCGCGAACTGACTGGGAAACAGCCAGATCAAGGGCTGTGGGGCCGCGTACAAGATGCTGTTGCTGCATTAACTGGCGTGGCGGGTAGTGTGGTTACTCGCACTGATGATGAGATGAAGATCCGCGATCTTATCAGAATGGATCACGCTAAAGTAAATACCCTGTTCGCGCAAGCTCAAGCTACTGACGATCCTCAAAAGCTGCAAGAGTATTTCGGTCAAATCTACAAAGACCTAACTGCACACTCGGAAGCTGAAGAACAAATTGTTTATCCCGCAGTTCGTTCTTACTACCAAGACACTCAGAATCTGTACAATGAGCAAGCTGAAATGAAGCAGATGTTGGAGCAAATTAAGTCTCTCAACCCCTCTGCCTCCAATTTCAAACAACACCTTTCTCAGTTGATGCAAGCTGTTATGCATCACGTACAGCAAGAAGAGAACGAAATGTTTGCGAAAATTCGCGACAACTTCAGCGACGAGCAAGAGAAGCAAATGGCTACCCAGTTCAAAACTGCTAAGAGCAAGGTACAAGATCAGTTTGCTGCTTCCAGTAAGTAA
- a CDS encoding FAD-dependent oxidoreductase: protein MTLPGTSVSVWLDTTTGISFPQLADDIYVDVAIVGGGITGLTAALLLKRAGLTVAVIEASQIGSGVTGYTTAHITEAADERYKDLISSLGEENAKLVAESSRAAIERIAQFVSEEQIDCDFERVPGYLYTQKSPDVSEIESEAEAASKLGIPSALTKDVPLPFGVESAVLFPNQGQFNSLSYLQGLAKAITKDGESFIFENSFVVDITGDKPSRVSTEQGTVTAQNVIIATHTPIHDLSSLPDLYVMTTKIAPYRSYVLGVRLNSALPSGLFWDTDEPYHYTRSYKDLLIVGGEDHKTGEDVDTEDCFRHLEAYARSHFDVASIDYRWSAQLYEPVDGIPYIGKTAAHSHIYIATGYSGNGMTFGTVGGMLVSDLILERENPWSEVFDPNRVNLLASAQKFVTENLGVAKHFIADRLFKSDGEEPSEVQVGEGKILDIDGKKYAVYRDETGYLCSLSPVCTHAGCIVSWNNAENTWDCPCHGGRFSPTGEVLNGPPINDLDQKQLPNSYTSKG from the coding sequence ATGACTTTACCTGGGACATCTGTATCTGTTTGGCTGGACACTACTACAGGCATTTCTTTTCCCCAATTAGCAGATGATATTTATGTAGATGTTGCCATTGTTGGCGGCGGTATCACTGGCTTAACTGCTGCCTTGCTGCTGAAACGCGCTGGATTAACGGTTGCTGTTATTGAAGCATCGCAAATTGGTAGCGGTGTCACAGGATACACGACTGCACACATCACCGAAGCTGCTGACGAACGTTACAAAGATTTGATTTCTTCGCTGGGGGAAGAAAATGCCAAACTGGTAGCGGAATCTAGTCGGGCAGCAATTGAACGTATTGCTCAATTTGTGAGTGAGGAGCAAATTGATTGCGATTTTGAGCGAGTGCCGGGATATCTTTACACCCAGAAATCTCCAGATGTTTCTGAAATTGAATCAGAGGCGGAAGCAGCAAGTAAGTTGGGAATTCCTAGTGCTTTGACAAAAGATGTGCCACTGCCATTCGGAGTAGAATCTGCGGTGTTGTTCCCAAATCAAGGGCAGTTCAATTCTCTTAGTTACCTGCAAGGACTCGCTAAGGCTATTACCAAAGACGGCGAAAGCTTCATTTTTGAAAATTCGTTTGTTGTCGATATTACTGGCGACAAACCGAGTCGGGTTTCTACCGAACAAGGTACTGTGACGGCTCAAAATGTCATTATTGCTACTCATACGCCAATTCATGACTTATCGAGTCTCCCAGACTTGTATGTAATGACTACAAAAATTGCGCCGTATCGTTCTTACGTGCTGGGCGTGCGGTTGAATTCAGCCTTACCGTCCGGTTTATTTTGGGATACAGATGAGCCTTATCATTACACGCGCAGCTACAAAGATTTGCTGATTGTCGGCGGTGAAGACCATAAGACAGGGGAGGATGTGGATACCGAGGATTGTTTTCGGCATTTGGAAGCGTATGCGCGATCGCATTTTGATGTCGCATCCATCGATTATCGCTGGTCAGCCCAACTTTACGAACCAGTCGATGGCATACCCTACATCGGCAAAACCGCAGCCCACTCTCACATTTACATTGCTACAGGCTATTCTGGCAACGGCATGACCTTCGGCACCGTTGGCGGAATGCTCGTCAGCGACCTCATCTTGGAGCGCGAAAACCCCTGGAGCGAAGTTTTTGACCCTAACCGCGTCAACCTCCTCGCCAGCGCCCAAAAGTTTGTCACAGAAAATTTGGGAGTTGCCAAGCACTTTATCGCTGACAGGTTATTCAAGTCGGATGGAGAGGAACCGTCTGAAGTTCAAGTAGGCGAGGGCAAAATTCTTGACATCGACGGGAAAAAATATGCCGTTTACCGCGATGAAACTGGTTATCTCTGCTCTCTGTCTCCAGTGTGTACCCATGCTGGATGCATTGTTAGCTGGAACAACGCCGAAAATACCTGGGATTGTCCTTGCCACGGAGGACGTTTCAGCCCTACGGGTGAGGTATTAAATGGGCCGCCAATTAATGATTTGGATCAAAAACAACTTCCCAATAGTTATACATCCAAAGGTTGA
- a CDS encoding LmeA family phospholipid-binding protein gives MTTNKDSSLGQQALNKAAEMGLSSQLDEADKLEVDVEADPLSLVQGKVDSVTIEGEGLVMQGDLRMEELEMEMTNIDINPLSAAFGKIELNKPTRASTRVVLTEADINRAFNSEYVGSMLQNQQVQVNGQPMTIDTKKVDFRLPGEGKVALNTTVFLRETGETKQVSFTAVPRVSANGQNVSLENVQYTEGEELSPELTKALLDKASELLNLSNFDLEGMSLRIKQLNAEAGKLTLLAEAHVEKIPSS, from the coding sequence GTGACGACTAATAAAGATTCTTCTTTAGGGCAACAGGCGCTTAATAAAGCAGCAGAAATGGGGTTATCCAGCCAATTGGATGAAGCGGATAAATTGGAGGTGGATGTCGAAGCCGATCCACTTTCCCTGGTTCAGGGAAAGGTGGATTCAGTCACCATTGAAGGGGAAGGTTTGGTGATGCAGGGCGACCTCCGCATGGAGGAACTAGAGATGGAAATGACTAACATAGACATCAATCCTCTCAGCGCTGCTTTCGGCAAAATTGAACTGAACAAACCGACACGGGCAAGTACCCGTGTGGTTTTGACGGAAGCGGACATCAACCGTGCCTTCAACTCGGAATATGTCGGCAGTATGCTACAAAACCAGCAGGTGCAGGTCAATGGGCAACCAATGACAATTGACACCAAAAAGGTAGATTTCCGGCTACCGGGTGAGGGCAAAGTAGCATTGAATACCACCGTATTCCTACGCGAAACTGGAGAAACTAAGCAAGTTTCCTTCACAGCAGTACCCAGAGTTAGTGCCAATGGGCAGAACGTTTCTCTGGAAAACGTTCAGTATACTGAAGGCGAGGAACTATCGCCAGAACTAACAAAAGCGCTGTTAGATAAGGCAAGTGAGCTTTTGAATCTCAGCAATTTCGACTTGGAGGGAATGTCGCTGCGAATCAAACAGCTGAATGCGGAAGCGGGCAAATTAACACTGCTTGCAGAAGCACACGTCGAGAAAATCCCTTCAAGTTAA
- a CDS encoding response regulator transcription factor, protein MTHVLLVDDEEALRASLSYALIKEGYQVTTAADGQTALKLFHKQVPDVMILDLMLPGIDGMELCWRIRAFSNIPILMLTAKDQDIDKVWGLEAGADDYITKPFNTRELLARIKAVLRGRAAGNVNQ, encoded by the coding sequence ATGACACACGTCTTACTGGTAGATGACGAAGAGGCATTACGAGCTAGTCTCAGCTATGCTTTAATCAAAGAAGGTTATCAGGTGACAACTGCGGCAGATGGACAGACGGCGCTGAAATTGTTTCATAAACAGGTGCCGGATGTGATGATTTTAGATTTAATGTTACCTGGGATAGATGGCATGGAATTGTGTTGGCGCATCCGAGCTTTTTCTAATATTCCTATTTTGATGCTGACAGCTAAAGACCAGGATATTGATAAAGTTTGGGGTTTAGAAGCGGGTGCAGATGACTACATTACGAAGCCTTTCAATACTCGCGAACTTTTGGCACGGATAAAAGCAGTTTTACGGGGTCGTGCTGCTGGTAATGTCAATCAATAA